A window of Daucus carota subsp. sativus chromosome 2, DH1 v3.0, whole genome shotgun sequence genomic DNA:
acaaactTATGACAGCCAGAAAGATCCTTCGAACTGTCATATTCAAAGGATTTGGAAGAATAAGCCTCCGATCATATTCAACAATGTCATAAGTTATGATGCTTTTAATCGATAGGTCATATAAAAACAGTTACTGTAAACCTAACAAGCTTTGCAGGAATTTGCCTAACTAGACCATGCTCTCTAAGATCCACCAGAACAAAATACATTCAACCAGTCAAGCACAACATTATATTCAAATGGAAACAACTTTCCTCTACCCTTTAAGCAGAACGGTATCAGGAAAACAAATAAGTAGcgtcatttaataaatttgagtCGTTACATATTTTATAGGCAACAAATGCAAAGGTGAGTATATACAAATTGAAATTATAGACCAATAAGGATAATACCAATGACAACAGAGATGCAAAATCAATCGTGGCTAGCATCACTAGATAACAGAAAACTCCAAGGTGTGATTTGAAAACAAATGACAAGATATAACTTAATGGACCTTATGTCACCAACCATTGTGTGCAAGCTTTAGCTTAAAGGTAGGCTGCACTAGGCTCTTTAAGTATGAGTATGCATATAAGGATTGTCCAAAGGGGTGCTTAACAGATCCTTTAACTTAGGGTCGTATAGTACTATGGTTCTCTGAGACAGCAGCATAATCAAATAGACATGCCCAATTTAtccaaagaagaagaataaATTTAACATGATGTAAGTTTCATTATAAAGTACGATCATCAACTTCAGGTATGATCATTTAAATTGCAAAATAGTAAGAGTCAGACTACTGAAAATTAATAGTGGATAATGCAAAATAAACACAGAACAACTAAAAGCTCAAAGGCGAATATAAGGACCTTCTTTCTCGGATGTTGTTGGCTGCAAACTTTGGTTCAGATTTGGCGTGAAACTGGGATAGGAAGTGTATTTAGTTTTGGGGGTGAAACTAGGCTTTCAACATAAGAGTACACATTGAACTCTTGAAAATGTTGTATGACGGATTCTCCCACGTGTCAAACAGCATCTGGATTTCTTCTGTACCTGGGTTGAACAGTATCATGGTTAAGTCTGAAAGCATTATAACATCACCATTTACAAGCATGCAGATCGGTCTTATTCTTGGTTTCCATGGGAGATCAACCGGGATCCAGAAGGTGAACAATTTTGTCCAAGATTCTGCCACGCCATGTTCCTTCATTACCCATATATCAGCACCAGATTTATATTGACAAACTACAGAAAGGCTATTGCCAAGAGTGCCCAATGTCAAATCATACACATCTTCTCCAAAATCTGGCTGCAGAACTTCTCGGTGCGTCTCTGTGTTCATATCAAGAGCAACAATAATATCCTTACGCCTATCCCCTTGATTAACAAGCCAGTGCAAAGCTCCAAATGCAAACTGCCCCCTACACGTCTCGAAAGATAATTTCCCAAAGGGAAACTCTCCTATCACTCTCCAACAACCAGAATTTGAGCTATAAACCGAAACTTTATTCTCCCGATCACCAATGATTGTAAAGACCTTATAATCATCCTTCCGCTCATCATACCCGAACCCAAACACTGTATGCGGAATTCCATATTTTGGCAGTCTTGTCGATTCTGTGGTGGAAGGGTTCCACAAGAACACACTACCATCAAAACAAGCCAAACAAACCAACCCATTGCAATACCCAACAACATAAGTCCAATTATCCATATCTTTCACAGGATTGTAAAGCTTATCCGACTTCGTAACCTCCCCATTAATCAAAGAATGCACAGAACAGCCCGTGAGAACAAGCTCTCCACCGCGAACACTAAAATCAACATAAGGGCGATACTCATGGGTAATAAAAGGCGCATTACAAAACATCAGTCGATGATGAGTTAAGTGAGAGTCATCACTGAATTTTGCAAGATGGGTCTTAACAAAATGACGACAAGAAATAAGCGACAGCCATGATTTACACACCGATTTAATTCGTGAAAGATCCTTGACATTAAGGCTTAAGAAAATGTTGTAGACAACTAGTTCAGGAAGCCATGAGAAAATGTTATCAGTTGATCTAGATAGTTGAGATTTGATGAAACGAGGATTGGAAGTAAGAGATAGCCATGACTTACAGACTGATCTTAAACCCCAAATAGTGCTGAGTGGGAGCCTGGAGAGTGAGTGAGTGTAGATGATTAGCTGGTCATCTGCGAGCGTGGGGCTAGGGTTTTGGCGTGTAGGAGGAGCCCTGGAATGAGAAAGCGATGGTATTCCTGGCGGGAGAGGTGGTTTTGGGGTTGAGGCGGATTTATATTGTGTCGGGTTGAGACTTGAGAGGGATCATGTCCTCCCATTGCATGTGTGATGTATCGGTAGTCGCTACTCGCTACATGTTGTTCGGGAAAAATGATATTATACTCAAATTTTTTTGTCGAATTttagtttataatttttcaataatttaatcattaatcatattaataaataattatatttataacaacttgaatttataataatttattatttttaaaaattagttaacTGTTATAACAAGCATAATAGGAGTTAGCGTTGTAGTTCGTGTACTTTTTATGTCGTATaatttcgtgtcgtgtacttgaTACGCAACGTGAAATCCAAACATGAACCcgacatgaaaaaaaaaaacgaaacaACATGACACGATATGAAATacacaacatttttttttgcttaaaaatACACGACACAAATGatacacgaaagtacatgaCATGAAATATACATGAAAAGTACACAACACTAAATATACACgaaatagaaaaatagaatattaaattacattttgataatttaaaatttgatattttcatcaaattttatatattatttgatattatatctatgttatttaaaaaaaactactattaatattgaattatataCTATAAATCATGTTAttactatatttattattaattatctattattatataaatcatGTCATATCGTGTACCTGATGGTTAAACCCCTAAACCGACACGAAATTAAGATCGTGTACTTttgttttcgtgtcgtgtactaaAAACGTAAACACAAACACGAATTTTTATGTCGTGTATGAAATTGTCGGGTTTGTTGTTCAATTGTAAACGAATTGAGTCGGATCGAGTTTTACCGAGTTCGAgttcaaatggagtttttatTATCTAGTCGAGCCGAACTCGATTATCTTATCGATCTTGTTATCTGTTCGAACTCAAGTTCGTTAAAAACCGGATCGGGTTTGAGTTCTTGACAAACTATATTTTACCGAGTTTGAGTTTAAAAACTGCATATgtataatctatactatactataaaaagtcaacataggtttaatttgtagtcgtacaaaattttggttaggTTTTTTTGGTTCAGTCATGTTTTATTGAATTACCCATTTTACCCctactaaaaatataaagaatactACTAACAATCGATCTCGTATTAGATTCTAAGCCTTAGTTTTACAATCAGCAGCAAAGAATATCACGGGTCCAAGTATCAGTCTCCCTCTCCATCACCAATACACTCGCATTTGCCTTCTGTCTCTGTCTCCACCTCGGCGGGTGCTTAGTAACTTTATTAAACAGTTGAAGCATCAacagaaataataaattatcacatattaataacaaaacaatatttatatatagataataaattataaaaactaaattttcatgagaaaatataatcattttttaaataaaattcaatttattaatattaatattaatatagtaataaaatgatgttaaaatttaaattaaaaataataaattacgaattatataaccgcccgtgcttcgcacgggttaaaggctagtattataaaaagccaacatgggtataatttgtagtcatacaaaattttggtttggtactctcctctaaaactaaaagtctacacaacatgtagatatctattaaaccgttttatatactaaaaacactccttatgtatattgatatcttattaaatataatttataatatgttgaaaaaggtgaaactactgttaataacatatattaatattaaaaaaatacttatagacAAATGtataagtaattataaatatacaatttttaatatctttcgtctaaaatacatataaataattagatacgctactttttaattataacgtattttactcgaaatttaactctaacgtgttctatttcgttatgaacacgaaccattacgtaacatatgaagatatatgaaatatgaaaattttgatttaaaattaattgaataatataaattgtgaaagctaaatttccgtcagttggttaatataatttaactaaaatccaattcattaatactaaaatactaataaaatggtgttaaaatttaaattataattaataaattacgaattatatactcgcccgtgctttgcacgggttaaaggctagtatacaATAATAAGTCAACATGGGTGTGACTTGTAGTCaagtttttagttatattttttggtttggtactctctatttaaaactacaagtttacaACATGTGGAGGTTTATTACTCTTtgttaaatagttttaaatactaaaaacactcatgacaatatattatcatgtaatattttataaaaaaaattataatgatgttacaaataaaattataaatatccaattttgaatatctttttttaacaaaaccttccgataacttttttttaactcTGACGTGTTTTATTTGAATACAATACTAACCATTATGTAATCATTTCTAACTCTAACCTGGTACacgataaatatttttttttcatgcatatgagatatacgaaatatgaaaaatttgatttaaaattaattgaataataaattatcaaatattaataattgaaaaaatatttgtatatagatAGTAAtttgtaaaagctaaattttcgTGGGAACgtgtaatcagttggttaatataatttaattaaaattcaacttattaatattaaagtattaataaaatgataataacatttaaataatatattacgaattatataacctcccgtgctttgcacggttTAAAGGTTAGTAATTTTAAAAAGTCGGTTTAAGACATGATTTTTATCGGATGGTCGTTGATGATAACTGAGCTTTTCTTAAGCCCGGGTTTTTAAGGATTGTTTCCGATTCGGTTTGGGGCCTTCGGGCGTGCATAGCTAGGGCTGATTATTCagtaaaaaccgaaccaaattaTCGAATACCGAATAAGCTCAAAAATTATAACCGAATAATGAATCGAATTTAATTCGGTTATTTTACCGAaccaaaatttttatttcagtTAAAACCGAATTTCTACAACAATgaataaaaagcaaaaaaataatagagaAAATTTTTTGGGGCTATTTACAACAAACTAAACCAACAAAGTTTCAGTCCGCCGAATTGTCAAATGGCTGCTAGATTGATTATTCTTACACTGTTATATGCGAAATTGTGAAGGATAGCTAGATGGGCCGGGCCCACAGAAGAAGGCCTACTTGGGCCAGGAAAGTCAAGATCAGTCTAGTCTCCTGATGACCCTGtccaaagatagggcgcgccctatctttaggCGCGCCCACTTGCTGAGGAAAGTTCATTTTATCATAATTCCGAAGGGCAGTGAGGGGTACTTTgtgtttagggggacgcccttgagcATGAGTAGATCTCATTGTTGTATCAAGAAGACCCTACCTTGAAGTCTGgggagttgtcctccttgggaggtagaggatagaAAGGAAGACACCCTGGGaggtcctatctctgtagtctggcgggttgtccctgtcggggagtaggagagtgcccttgcatttggggtaagcccaaagggctaggcctcatcgtattgggtcCCTTccgggaggaagattctagaaggggaggcccagcccacatgggtctcttaggagaaagaactacgtaacggcttgatcccctataaataggggtacgtaggcagattgtaggcatcgatcattcttgagagctattccagttagcaatctagaaccctttgcttacaattgcagccgcctccataacaaacaaccaaccactccctacattctcgccaacagaaatcttgatccacgccgcgaacctcatctttgttaacctactagttttctccgttaacaaattggcgctagaaggaggggctagtTCAAGATTTTCCATTGAGGAGAAAGATGTCGAATCACGGCGAGACAACGCCCGGCGGGAACCAACCCCCCGATCCTAGATCGGGGATAGGCGATAACCCTCCCGTCGACAATACGCCGGTCGGGAACGCCTCCCAAGACAGAGCAATCATCATAACAGACGGGGAGTCTGGTGTTATGAGACGCCCCATCTCCAGCTCGCCGCCGGTCTTCATGAGCAACGAGGAGTTACTTAAGGAGTTGCATTATTTGAGAAACGAGGCGAGAGAACAGCAAGCGCTCAGAGAGCGAGTCGCTCAACTGGAGTCCCTTGTTCCCGGAACACATCGTTCCGGGAAGCAGCCCTTTGAAGAGGAAAGTCAATCAGGCCATCGTGATGATAGAAGGCCTGTGATTGTTCCACGAAACTTATTCGCGTCAGGCGGCCAGACTACCGCCGGAGGAGAGGGCGCCAGGGACGGAGGAAGACCCCCGCAAGATAGACGAGCGACCGCACATCTGGAGGAGGCCAGTCGAGATGTTAACGCTCTGGCGGAAAGATACCGAGGAAGAGTCAGTAGGGCGGATCTTTTGGCCCTGATCAAAGATCTTGAAAGCAGACCTGAATACGCGAATACCGGGTCAAGAACGGCAGGCACGGGTCGAGAAGGACATAGGAAGGAGATTCCGCATGGATCAGACTCAAGAAGCTATGACAGATCGCAAGAACAAGAACCCCGTGGTTTAGGAGGAAGATCGGAGCGAGACCCGATCGTGCTTGAAGGACGGCAGAGTCAGGGAGGAACGCGCGAGCATGCGACGTCTCCGGGCAACGGAAAGACTCATCATCAGGTTCTTTTCTTGTCTCCTCTTTGTAAATTATCGtaaaagttatattatatttcgtTCTGGTAATAGTAGGATATGCAATAATGAATGGTTAGGCGAATCTTGATCAGACCATTGCCGATCCGCACATTCAAGCCTTGTCTCAGGCCAATGCTCATGCCAATCCGCATATTCAAGCCTCATCTCAGGCCAATGCGCCCCCATCTGCTCAGACTCACGCCAATCAATCCAATCCTCTCGCCATGGCAAGTGACCTCATGGCTACCGGAACACTACCATCGATGACTCTGTCACAGCCAAACGTACAGACCATTCCAGGCATCGGAGCCATTGATATCAACAACCTAAGGAAACTTCTGGCACATTTCGATGGAAGCCAGACGTCTCTTTCAAGCCAAGCCCTATCACCATTCTCTGCTGAAGTGATAGAGGCTCCGTTGCCAGCCAATTACAGAAACACCACTTCCGATTTAAAGTTTCATGGCAACTCAGATGCAGTAGAGTTTCTTGGAAGGTTCAATGTTGAGATGGGTGTCTACCAGATACCAGACCCTGTCAGGTGTAGACTTCTTGCGGCAACATTCAGAGATAGCGCCTACCAATGGTTCCGGAAATTGGAACCAGCGTCCATCACTTCTTGGACAAGCATGCAGACTATGTTCTTGACTCAGTTCCAGGCAACCGTCAAATACGCTCCACCAGTCACCACTCTGGCGaatatcaaacaaaaggaaGGAGAGACTCTTCATGCCTACTTCAAACGTTTCAATGCAGAGTCATCCAACGTTCGGGGGGCAACTGATGAGACACTGAAGAGCTTCTTGGTGGCTGGGCTTCGAGTAGGAACTGATTTTTGGAAGCACTTGCAAGGCAATGATCCCAAGTCCCTGGCAGATTTATATGCAAGGGCTGAGGCATACAAAAATGTTGAACAGTCATTGGCTGAAAGTCGAAAGAATGAGAGAAGCCCGGGTAAGGCCCGACAAAAGAGAAGGGACCGGTCCCCAAGTCCAGAACAAAGGGGGAGGCGACGAAGCCCCAACCGGGTCAACACCATGTATAGAAGGAATTATACACCCCCTCGAGATCATGAAGAAAGGGAAGATCGCTGGACACCACTTGCCGCGCCAATCGATCACATCTTCGAAGTTAATCGTGACAAGGGACTCTTCCGCAGGCCAGCTCCACTAAATTCTTGGCAAGCCAAGAATAAGGACAAGTACTGTGAATACCACGAATCAACCGGGCATGATACCCATGAATGTAGACAACTGAAAGAAGAGATTGAGTTGCTAATCAAAGAAGGCCAGCTTAATGAATGGATAGTACGAGAGGCCCGGTCCCGACGAGATATTCGAGCCAAGGACAGAAGGGGGCTTGGCTATACTGGTGATCAAGAGAGGGGAAAGCAAGAGGACATCCAGTTCGTTAAGGAAGGAAGCATTCATGTCATCTTTGGAGGACCACATGTGGCCGGTGAGGGGACCAGGGCTATGGAGAGATATGCAAAGGAAGCAAAAGGTAGGCCCCTaactaatatacataatttgtcATCTAGACCGCCTAAGGTCTTTAGAGGCGAAGCCATTGACATTACCTTTTCAGAAGAAGATGCCAGATGGGTTCACCACCCGCACAATGATGCCCTGGTGATCGCTCTTCGTATTGGTCCACTGAATGTTCATCGTGTGCTTGTTGATAATGGAAGCTCTGTCAACATTCTTTATTATGGCACCTACCAGAAGCTTGGCCTCCCTGATAAGGATATGAAGGTTGAGGATGTCTATATCTATGGATTTGGTGGAGAGGCTGTAAAGGTAAAGGGGACAATCCGGCTCCCGGTAACTCTAGGAGAAGGAACATGCTCAGCCACTCAGGTTATGGATTTTATGATTGTAGATCACGACTCATCACACAATGCCATTATTGGGCGACCGTTACTGAAAGAGATGAGAGTGGTCACATCAATATATCAT
This region includes:
- the LOC108207415 gene encoding F-box/kelch-repeat protein At3g23880, giving the protein SLSSLNPTQYKSASTPKPPLPPGIPSLSHSRAPPTRQNPSPTLADDQLIIYTHSLSRLPLSTIWGLRSVCKSWLSLTSNPRFIKSQLSRSTDNIFSWLPELVVYNIFLSLNVKDLSRIKSVCKSWLSLISCRHFVKTHLAKFSDDSHLTHHRLMFCNAPFITHEYRPYVDFSVRGGELVLTGCSVHSLINGEVTKSDKLYNPVKDMDNWTYVVGYCNGLVCLACFDGSVFLWNPSTTESTRLPKYGIPHTVFGFGYDERKDDYKVFTIIGDRENKVSVYSSNSGCWRVIGEFPFGKLSFETCRGQFAFGALHWLVNQGDRRKDIIVALDMNTETHREVLQPDFGEDVYDLTLGTLGNSLSVVCQYKSGADIWVMKEHGVAESWTKLFTFWIPVDLPWKPRIRPICMLVNGDVIMLSDLTMILFNPGTEEIQMLFDTWENPSYNIFKSSMCTLMLKA